One segment of Salvia splendens isolate huo1 chromosome 20, SspV2, whole genome shotgun sequence DNA contains the following:
- the LOC121781822 gene encoding stemmadenine O-acetyltransferase-like, with amino-acid sequence MEINNIISVQKIKPSSPTPPHLRVYNISLLDQIMGAIYVPVTLYYLRNDNGDIIQHLKESLSRTLVTFYPFAGIIRDAQSADCNDQGLPFSIAKVKVRLSNFLQNPNVELMNKFFPGDEKIPVPGDSVMLIQLNCFECGSIAMCIKFNHVIADMVSVSTFLQRWAANAQGLGFSPLNRISQSSFPQNLSLPNNLLPSSYVPNYLSTGKFVLRRYVFDASALSILKAQMSSSSPSSPVSRVNVVTAVIWKCFMEAVAEESAGKDVKPLLMTQAVNLRRKATPPLPDDSFGNSVWPAMGLWSNPVEKELTELVSKVKKVIAKIDGEFVRRLGSDNMLELLEELRNEMPQEATYLAFSSWANIGLSEVDFGWGKPVWMSSFTPQYSEFETLVGRDFVILFDSKSGGIEALVILNQKYVVGFEKNHIISKYARFNPSVI; translated from the coding sequence ATGGAAATTAACAATATTATTTCAGTGCAgaaaataaaaccctcttcacCAACACCTCCTCACCTTAGAGTTTACAACATTTCTTTGCTAGATCAGATTATGGGTGCTATATATGTCCCCGTAACTTTATACTACTTAAGAAACGACAACGGTGACATAATACAACACCTGAAGGAGTCACTTTCTCGAACTCTGGTCACCTTCTATCCCTTTGCCGGAATTATCAGAGATGCACAATCTGCAGATTGCAATGACCAAGGCCTTCCATTCTCCATCGCCAAAGTGAAGGTCCGATTGAGTAATTTTCTACAAAACCCTAATGTTGAATTGATGAACAAGTTCTTTCCAGGTGATGAGAAGATACCGGTTCCAGGTGATAGCGTTATGTTGATTCAGTTGAACTGTTTCGAGTGTGGCAGCATAGCCATGTGTATCAAATTTAATCACGTAATTGCAGACATGGTTTCAGTCTCCACATTTCTCCAACGTTGGGCTGCCAATGCACAGGGATTAGGCTTTTCTCCCTTGAATCGTATATCCCAATCTTCCTTTCCACAAAATCTCTCACTGCCAAACAACTTATTACCTTCCAGCTATGTTCCCAATTACTTGAGCACCGGGAAGTTTGTGTTGAGAAGGTACGTTTTCGATGCCTCTGCCCTATCCATTCTCAAGGCCCAAATGAGTAGCTCTAGCCCTAGCTCCCCCGTGTCCCGAGTGAATGTGGTGACCGCTGTGATATGGAAATGTTTCATGGAGGCTGTGGCGGAAGAGTCTGCGGGGAAGGATGTGAAACCTTTGTTGATGACTCAAGCGGTCAACCTACGGAGAAAGGCGACGCCCCCGCTTCCAGATGATAGTTTTGGTAATTCAGTGTGGCCAGCAATGGGCTTGTGGAGCAACCCTGTAGAAAAGGAGTTGACTGAGTTGGTGAGTAAGGTGAAAAAAGTGATAGCAAAAATAGATGGTGAGTTTGTGAGACGATTGGGGAGCGATAATATGCTTGAATTGTTGGAGGAATTGAGGAATGAGATGCCTCAAGAAGCTACTTATCTTGCTTTCAGCAGCTGGGCAAATATTGGTCTTTCCGAGGTTGATTTTGGGTGGGGAAAACCTGTATGGATGTCAAGCTTCACTCCGCAATACTCTGAATTTGAAACTTTGGTTGGAAGAGATTTTGTGATCTTATTTGATTCGAAATCCGGAGGAATAGAAGCGTTGGTGATTCTTAATCAAAAATATGTCGTAGGGTTTGAGAAAAatcatattattagtaaataTGCTCGTTTTAATCCTAGTGTGATTTGA